The following proteins are co-located in the Haliotis asinina isolate JCU_RB_2024 chromosome 13, JCU_Hal_asi_v2, whole genome shotgun sequence genome:
- the LOC137259364 gene encoding interaptin-like, whose translation MELSTVLFLSFVLCGMGDVHAGESLEILTTRVGVVEQDLSIWKFSSTKTETRLMNKFHVWKESLKEELISTFLPSLIEPLVKQAITNILTEDDIGHQTNGKVLVEVHSLKDNVQYIKTRLRAITRDLRHVERERDTYRKSVRKERSELTEDIQALQMQVNETIDDVLETNQTLAGLTQDFRTLNTSCVVTEREIKSYREGLQEMRRNVSTDIRSLNIQLNQSISDQFHTNQTLAGLTQDFITLKTSCVVTEREIKSYREGLQEMRRNVSTDIRSLNIQLNQSISDQFHTNQTLAGLTQDFITLKTSCVVTEREIKSYREGLQEMRRNVSTDIRSLNIQLNQSISDQFHTNQTLAGLTQDFITLKTSCVVTEREIKSYREGLQEMRRNVSTDIQSLNIQLNQSISDQFDTNQTLAGLTQDFITLKTSCVVTEREIKSYREGLQEMRRNVSTDIRSLNIQLNQSISDQFHTNQTLAGLTQDF comes from the coding sequence ATGGAGCTATCAACAGTTTTATTCCTGAGTTTTGTATTGTGCGGTATGGGAGACGTACATGCTGGTGAGAGTTTGGAAATTCTGACTACACGTGTGGGGGTGGTTGAACAAGACCTTAGCATTTGGAAATTTTCAAGTACGAAAACTGAGACTAGACTGATGAACAAGTTTCATGTTTGGAAGGAGTCACTGAAAGAAGAACTGATTTCAACATTCCTTCCTTCACTGATAGAACCTCTCGTCAAACAAGCCATTACAAACATCCTAACGGAAGATGATATTGGGCATCAGACTAACGGAAAAGTTCTCGTGGAAGTTCACAGCTTAAAGGACAACGTGCAATACATAAAGACACGACTTCGAGCAATAACACGAGACTTAAGGCATGTTGAGCGGGAAAGAGACACCTACAGAAAAAGTGTAAGAAAAGAACGTAGCGAGTTGACCGAAGACATCCAGGCTCTACAGATGCAGGTGAACGAGACCATTGATGACGTGCTTGAGACAAACCAGACACTTGCTGGCCTCACACAGGACTTCAGGACGCTGAATACCAGTTGTGTGGTGACGGAgagagaaataaaatcataccgAGAGGGCTTGCAGGAAATGCGGAGAAACGTATCCACAGACATTCGGAGTTTAAACATTCAACTGAATCAGAGCATTAGTGACCAATTTCATACGAACCAGACACTCGCTGGCCTCACACAGGACTTCATTACGCTGAAAACCAGTTGTGTGGTGACGGAgagagaaataaaatcataccgAGAGGGCTTGCAGGAAATGCGGAGAAACGTATCCACAGACATTCGGAGTTTAAACATTCAACTGAATCAGAGCATTAGTGACCAATTTCATACGAACCAGACACTCGCTGGCCTCACACAGGACTTCATTACGCTGAAAACCAGTTGTGTGGTGACGGAgagagaaataaaatcataccgAGAGGGCTTGCAGGAAATGCGGAGAAACGTATCCACAGACATTCGGAGTTTAAACATTCAACTGAATCAGAGCATTAGTGACCAATTTCATACGAACCAGACACTCGCTGGCCTCACACAGGACTTCATTACGCTGAAAACCAGTTGTGTGGTGACGGAgagagaaataaaatcataccgAGAGGGCTTGCAGGAAATGCGGAGAAACGTATCCACAGATATTCAGAGTTTAAATATTCAACTGAATCAGAGCATTAGTGATCAGTTTGACACGAACCAGACACTCGCTGGCCTCACACAGGACTTCATTACGCTGAAAACCAGTTGTGTGGTGACGGAgagagaaataaaatcataccgAGAGGGCTTGCAGGAAATGCGGAGAAACGTATCCACAGACATTCGGAGTTTAAACATTCAGCTGAATCAGAGCATTAGTGACCAATTTCATACGAACCAGACACTCGCTGGCCTCACACAGGACTTC
- the LOC137259791 gene encoding zinc finger MYM-type protein 4-like, which yields MEGEEFQDSRQALDACMRERSTAGLGADVRKPTEVITRDEENTLWEKGALGEGTPQKLLDTVLYLTGLNFALRGGKEHRSLRLHQQPQITGPHTDQNGRRYLQYVEDVSKTNAGGVKDRKLQKKKVRAYENTKNPERCYVRLFMKYKSLCLPSSTRANAFYFTPMKKPKDGKWYLESPMGHNTIQTTVKRICAEAGIEGRKTNHSLRCTAATRLYEANISEQQICEQTGHKSEAVRVYKRTSDQQQAMASDVLSCSAPKKTQTSATVSVPTSEGDSGTTQTVAHGSVTMTFNFN from the exons atggaaggcgaagagttccaggacagcagacaggcactggacgcatgcatgcgtgagaggtccacagctggtcttggagcagacgtgagaaaacctacagaggtgataactcgagacgaggagaacactctgtgggagaagggggctcttggagaaggcacgccgcaaaaactcctggacacagtcctctacttaactg gacttaacttcgccttgagaggtggaaaggaacatcggagtttaagactacaccaacaacctcagattacaggcccacatacagaccagaacggccgcaggtacctgcagtatgtggaagacgtctctaagacaaatgccgggggagtgaaagacaggaaactgcagaagaaaaaggtgcgagcgtatgaaaataccaagaacccggaacgatgttatgtgcgccttttcatgaagtacaagtcactttg cctaccatcttcaactcgagcaaatgcgttttacttcaccccgatgaagaaacctaaggatggaaaatggtacctagagtcgcccatgggccacaacacaatccagacaacggtgaagagaatatgtgctgaagccggaattgaaggaaggaaaacgaaccactcgctcagatgcactgctgctacccgtctctacgaggcaaacataagcgagcaacagatttgtgaacaaactg gtcacaaaagcgaggcagtgagggtttacaagagaaccagtgatcaacaacaagcaatggcgtcagatgttctctcatgttcagctccaaagaaaactcagacgtctgcgacagtgtcggttcctacttcagagggagattccggtacaacacaaactgtcgctcacggaagtgttacaatgacgttcaatttcaattaa